One region of Sylvia atricapilla isolate bSylAtr1 chromosome Z, bSylAtr1.pri, whole genome shotgun sequence genomic DNA includes:
- the RIOK2 gene encoding serine/threonine-protein kinase RIO2: MGKLNVVMLRYLSREHFRVLTAVEMGMKNHEIVPASLIASIASLKHGGCNKILRELAKHKLLAYERTKTVQGYRLTNAGYDYLALKALSSREVINSVGNQMGVGKESDIYVVANEEEQQFALKLHRLGRTSFRNLKNKRDYHKHRHKMSWLYLSRIAAMKEFAYMKVLHDREFPVPKPIDYNRHAVVMELVDGYPLCQVRQMEDPASVYSELMDLIVKLANHGLIHGDFNEFNLILDNNDHATLIDFPQMMSTSHANAEWYFNRDVNCIKEFFKKRFNYESELFPTFKDIRRECSLDKEIAASGYAKEMKEDGELLYPTGSDEDDDTEVLELAEDAEKELNFFSKNEGNSKDFTCEAGDFSERTSDSAMSSSEEEADAAENTLKMAELRSALEKAEGPAVPWKSSEDAESSAVPSFKGKRLTEDAAELEGQAGQGKCCEGKENEDDCPELVNSAAFNEEFSHYSNEEHIVPISGNRTRTKSITSVRSAGSCSTIPLELVKQKIKRQLTKQQKSALKQRLQKGEANIYTKQRRENMHNIKSSLDAANFWG, translated from the exons ATGGGCAAGCTGAACGTGGTGATGCTGCGGTACCTGTCCCGGGAGCACTTCAGGGTGCTAACCGCG GTGGAAATGGGCATGAAGAACCATGAAATAGTTCCTGCTAGCTTAATTGCTTCCATTGCCAGCCTTAAACACGGTGGCTGTAATAAAATTTTGAGAGAGCTGGCGAAGCACAAACTTCTGGCTTATGAACGAACTAAAA CTGTCCAGGGTTATCGGTTAACTAATGCAGGATATGATTATCTGGCTCTGAAAGCTCTCTCTTCCCGAGAAGTCATCAATTCTGTGGGAAACCAGATGGGTGTTGGAAAAGAATCAG ATATTTATGTTGTTGCCAATGAAGAGGAGCAACAGTTTGCGCTGAAATTGCACCGGCTGGGGAGAACCTCGTTCCgaaacctgaaaaacaaacgTGACTACCACAAGCACAGGCACAAAATGTCCTGGCTGTACTTGTCCCGGATAGCAGCAATGAAGGAGTTTGCCTACATGAAG GTTTTGCATGACAGAGAATTTCCTGTTCCAAAGCCCATAGACTACAACAGGCATGCAGTTGTTATGGAGCTTGTTGATGGATATCCTTT GTGCCAGGTACGCCAAATGGAAGATCCTGCTAGTGTCTACAGTGAATTAATGGATCTGATTGTAAAACTTGCCAATCATGGTCTGATCCACGGGGATTTCAATGAGTTTAATCTTATCTTGGATAATAACGACCATGCCACTTTGATTGATTTCCCTCAGATGATGTCAACATCACATGCAAATGCTGAATG GTATTTTAACAGAGATGTTAACTGTATTAAGGAGTTCTTCAAGAAACGCTTCAACTATGAGAGTGAGCTCTTCCCAACCTTCAAAGATATCAG GAGAGAGTGTTCTCTTGATAAAGAGATTGCTGCTAGTGGCTATGCAAAGGAGATGAAGGAGGATGGTGAGCTGCTTTACCCCACAGGTtctgatgaagatgatgatacAGAGGTGTTAGAACTTGCAGAGGACGCTGAGAAAGAGCTCAACTTCTTCAGcaaaaatgaaggaaacagCAAGGACTTCACGTGTGAAGCGGGTGATTTCTCTGAAAGAACTTCTGACAGTGCCatgagcagcagtgaggaagaggctgatgcagctgaaaatacactgaaaatggCAGAGTTGAGATCAGCCTTGGAAAAAGCTGAAGGGCCAGCTGTGCCTTGGAAGTCCAGTGAAGATGCAGAGAGTTCTGCAGTTCCTTCTTTTAAGGGCAAAAGATTAACTGAagatgctgctgagctggaaggtCAGGCAGGTCAAGGAAAGTGCTGTGAGGGTAAGGAGAATGAAGACGACTGCCCTGAGCTGGTCAACTCAGCAGCTTTCAATGAGGAATTCAGTCATTACAG TAATGAAGAGCATATTGTTCCCATTTCTGGGAACAGAACAAGGACAAAGAGCATCACATCAGTCAGAAGTGCTGGGAGCTGTTCAACAATTCCTCTG gAGCTGGTGAAACAGAAGATAAAGCGTCAACTGACCAAGCAGCAAAAGTCTGCTCTGAAGCAACGGCTGCAAAAAGGGGAGGCAAATATTTACACCAAACAACGTCGAGAAAATATGCACAACATTAAGTCAAGCTTGGATGCAGCCAATTTCTGGGGATAA